The following proteins come from a genomic window of Flavobacterium crocinum:
- the rsmA gene encoding 16S rRNA (adenine(1518)-N(6)/adenine(1519)-N(6))-dimethyltransferase RsmA, whose product MEKVKAKKHLGQHFLKDESVAKAIADTLSLKGYEEVLEIGPGMGVLTKYLLEKPITTHVIEIDTESVAYLDAHYPKLKDKIISQDFLKYNINEVYQDKQFAIIGNFPYNISSQIVFRTLDLKHQIPEFSGMFQKEVAERICEKKGSKTYGILSVLAQAFYDTEYLFTVDENVFIPPPKVKSGVMRMTRKEDYSLPCSEKLFFTVVKTAFQQRRKTLRNSLKTLNLSDQLREDTIFDKRPEQLSVDEFIELTLKIETDGVQS is encoded by the coding sequence ATGGAAAAAGTAAAAGCAAAAAAACATTTAGGACAGCACTTTCTTAAAGACGAAAGTGTCGCAAAAGCTATTGCAGATACTTTAAGTCTTAAAGGATATGAGGAGGTTTTAGAAATAGGGCCAGGAATGGGTGTGCTTACTAAATATTTACTTGAAAAGCCAATTACTACACACGTTATTGAGATCGACACAGAATCTGTAGCGTATCTGGATGCACATTATCCAAAATTAAAAGATAAAATTATCTCTCAGGATTTCCTGAAGTATAATATAAATGAAGTTTACCAGGACAAGCAGTTTGCCATAATTGGAAACTTTCCGTACAATATTTCTTCTCAGATTGTTTTTAGAACATTAGATCTAAAACACCAGATTCCGGAATTTTCTGGAATGTTTCAGAAAGAAGTAGCCGAGCGTATCTGTGAAAAGAAAGGCTCGAAGACCTACGGAATCCTATCCGTTTTAGCTCAGGCTTTCTATGATACAGAGTATCTGTTTACGGTTGATGAAAACGTTTTTATTCCTCCGCCCAAGGTGAAATCGGGTGTGATGAGAATGACCCGAAAGGAAGATTACAGCCTTCCGTGTAGCGAAAAGTTATTTTTTACAGTAGTGAAAACCGCTTTTCAGCAGAGACGAAAAACATTACGTAACAGTTTGAAAACATTAAATTTATCAGATCAATTGCGAGAAGACACTATCTTTGATAAACGTCCGGAGCAGTTAAGTGTCGATGAATTTATTGAACTAACTCTAAAAATAGAAACCGATGGAGTTCAAAGTTAG
- a CDS encoding DUF4286 family protein, producing MIIYNVTTNIHESVHDQWLKWMQEKHIPEILATNKFSSARIVKVLVEEEMGGITYSTQYVTDSKETLDKFYIEDEPEFHREALGLFADKMLSFRTELEVISEH from the coding sequence ATGATTATTTACAACGTTACCACCAATATACACGAAAGCGTTCACGACCAATGGTTAAAATGGATGCAGGAAAAACACATACCGGAAATTCTGGCTACTAATAAGTTTTCTTCAGCAAGAATTGTAAAAGTTCTGGTTGAAGAAGAAATGGGCGGCATTACCTATTCGACTCAATATGTGACAGACAGTAAAGAAACACTGGATAAGTTTTATATAGAAGATGAACCGGAATTTCACAGAGAAGCGTTAGGTTTATTTGCAGATAAAATGCTTTCTTTCAGAACAGAATTGGAAGTTATCTCGGAGCACTAG
- a CDS encoding tetratricopeptide repeat protein yields MKNILICIVLLCSGFAFGQNEQLAQYYYDKGDFEKAKISYEELLKGAPSNTQYFLRTVDCYQQLQQFANAEKAIQDRYNRYKQGVFLVELGYNFQLQKNDSKAKNYYEQAIEKIKVSPNDVYGIASSFEKKVLLEYALKSYQTAMQVQPNFNFNFQIGMLYGQLGKTDLMIDLLLTESFTNPQNTSLIQTQLSRFMNGETDNTAFKDAMRKALILRTQKDQDVFWNHYLSWFYVQQKEFGKAFIQEKAIYKREPESLMSIVNLSQFAMNEDDDETAVEILNFILQNTKDLGLLIQSNAYLMQIKIDNAPEKDYPVIDQELKQLLATYEISPFTLSLQIIQAHFLAFNLKKTEEGKAIIKKALELNLNEYQKADAKMELADILLLEEKYNQALIYYSQIQLDLKNDVMAHEASLKAAKTSYYKGDFEWANKQFKELKAANTQLIANDALEYFLLINDNTAADSTQVALKAFAKGDFLIYQNKKPEAIVQFQNILKTYKGQEIEAVTLLRLGKIYESQKDFASALSQYQQIIDNHSDGIYVDEALFFSAEIYNDELKDTEKAKPLYEKVIFNHQDSIYFVDARKKYRELRGDKNL; encoded by the coding sequence ATGAAAAACATATTGATTTGTATCGTTTTATTATGTTCTGGTTTTGCATTTGGACAAAACGAGCAGCTGGCGCAGTATTATTATGATAAGGGTGATTTTGAAAAAGCTAAAATCAGTTACGAAGAACTTTTAAAAGGAGCACCTTCCAATACACAGTATTTTTTGAGAACGGTTGATTGTTATCAGCAATTACAACAGTTTGCCAATGCCGAAAAAGCCATTCAGGATCGTTACAATCGTTATAAGCAAGGTGTTTTTCTGGTAGAGTTAGGATACAATTTTCAATTGCAGAAAAACGATTCGAAAGCCAAAAACTACTACGAACAGGCCATCGAAAAAATAAAGGTAAGTCCAAATGATGTTTACGGAATTGCGAGTTCGTTTGAGAAAAAAGTATTGCTGGAATATGCTTTAAAATCGTATCAAACGGCAATGCAGGTGCAGCCGAATTTCAATTTCAATTTTCAGATCGGAATGCTGTATGGACAGTTGGGTAAAACCGATTTGATGATCGATTTACTATTGACGGAATCTTTTACAAATCCGCAGAATACTAGTTTGATTCAGACTCAGTTGTCCCGATTTATGAATGGAGAAACGGATAATACGGCTTTTAAAGATGCCATGCGAAAAGCATTAATTCTTAGAACCCAAAAAGATCAGGATGTTTTCTGGAATCATTATCTGAGTTGGTTTTATGTGCAGCAGAAAGAATTTGGGAAAGCATTTATTCAGGAAAAAGCCATTTACAAACGTGAACCGGAATCCTTGATGAGTATTGTAAATCTGAGTCAGTTTGCGATGAATGAAGATGACGACGAAACAGCCGTTGAAATTCTGAACTTCATTCTTCAAAATACTAAAGATTTAGGTTTGCTGATTCAGTCCAATGCCTATTTAATGCAGATAAAGATTGATAATGCACCCGAAAAAGATTATCCGGTTATTGATCAGGAATTAAAGCAATTGCTGGCAACTTACGAAATCAGTCCTTTTACCTTATCTTTGCAAATCATTCAGGCGCATTTCCTGGCTTTTAATTTGAAAAAAACAGAGGAGGGAAAGGCAATAATCAAAAAAGCTTTAGAATTAAATTTAAACGAATATCAAAAAGCCGATGCTAAAATGGAGCTGGCGGATATTTTGCTTTTGGAAGAAAAATACAATCAGGCACTTATTTACTATTCGCAGATTCAGTTGGATTTAAAGAATGATGTAATGGCGCATGAAGCCAGTTTGAAAGCGGCAAAAACAAGTTATTACAAAGGCGATTTTGAATGGGCAAATAAGCAGTTTAAAGAATTAAAAGCAGCCAATACGCAGTTAATCGCCAATGATGCGTTAGAATATTTTCTTTTGATTAATGACAACACCGCAGCAGATTCGACTCAGGTCGCTTTGAAAGCATTTGCAAAAGGAGATTTTTTAATTTATCAGAATAAAAAACCAGAAGCAATCGTACAGTTTCAGAATATTTTAAAGACTTATAAAGGTCAGGAAATAGAAGCCGTAACATTACTTCGTTTAGGAAAAATTTACGAAAGTCAGAAAGATTTTGCTTCGGCTTTAAGCCAATATCAGCAGATTATTGACAATCACAGTGACGGAATTTATGTTGACGAAGCCTTGTTTTTCTCAGCAGAAATCTACAACGACGAACTAAAAGACACAGAAAAGGCAAAGCCTTTATATGAAAAGGTAATTTTTAATCATCAGGACAGTATTTATTTTGTCGATGCCAGAAAAAAATACCGCGAGTTGAGAGGGGATAAGAATTTGTAA